Proteins encoded together in one uncultured Sphaerochaeta sp. window:
- the eda gene encoding bifunctional 4-hydroxy-2-oxoglutarate aldolase/2-dehydro-3-deoxy-phosphogluconate aldolase, which produces MHEALFEQIHTIGLVPVVKIDDASKAEGLAGALIAGGLPCAEVTFRTQAAEESIKRITKAYPEMLVGAGTVTNLEYAKKAVAAGAKFLVSPGFNPTVVDWALENNIPIVPGVCTPSDIEAGISRGLTTLKFFPAEVSGGVDMLKNFAGPFPDLLFMPTGGISTKNLASYARQPNVLAVGGSWMVKADLIEAEDWQAIEDLSREAVRTLQGLEFAHMGINNQDAAEAEKTIKGLEALGMVKKSGSSSTFLDTTIEVLPKQYLGKMGHIGFRCFSIERTLSYLSQFGFSVNEETIAHDAKGKIKVCYLEQELSGFAVHLIKV; this is translated from the coding sequence ATGCATGAAGCACTGTTTGAACAAATCCATACGATCGGCCTGGTACCGGTGGTGAAGATCGATGATGCCAGCAAGGCCGAGGGCCTTGCAGGAGCCCTGATCGCAGGCGGCCTGCCCTGTGCAGAGGTCACCTTCCGCACCCAAGCGGCAGAGGAGTCGATCAAGCGCATCACAAAGGCCTACCCCGAGATGCTCGTGGGAGCAGGCACGGTGACCAACCTCGAGTATGCAAAGAAGGCAGTGGCAGCCGGGGCCAAGTTCCTCGTCTCCCCGGGCTTCAACCCCACCGTCGTGGACTGGGCACTGGAGAACAACATCCCCATCGTCCCGGGTGTCTGCACACCCAGCGACATCGAGGCTGGCATCAGCCGTGGGCTTACCACCCTCAAGTTCTTCCCCGCCGAGGTGAGTGGGGGCGTGGACATGCTCAAGAACTTTGCAGGGCCCTTCCCCGACCTCCTCTTCATGCCCACCGGCGGCATCAGCACCAAGAACCTTGCCAGCTATGCCCGGCAGCCCAACGTCCTGGCAGTAGGCGGATCGTGGATGGTCAAGGCCGACCTCATCGAGGCGGAGGACTGGCAGGCGATAGAGGACCTGAGCAGGGAGGCGGTGCGTACCCTCCAGGGACTGGAGTTCGCACACATGGGCATCAACAACCAGGATGCAGCAGAGGCCGAGAAGACCATCAAGGGACTGGAGGCACTGGGCATGGTAAAAAAGAGTGGCAGCAGTTCCACCTTCCTGGACACCACCATCGAGGTGTTGCCCAAGCAGTACCTGGGGAAGATGGGCCACATCGGATTCAGGTGCTTCTCCATCGAGCGCACCCTCTCCTACCTCTCCCAGTTCGGCTTCTCCGTGAACGAGGAGACCATCGCACACGATGCAAAGGGCAAGATCAAGGTATGTTACCTTGAGCAGGAGCTCAGCGGATTCGCCGTTCACCTGATCAAGGTATAA